From one Calypte anna isolate BGI_N300 chromosome 11, bCalAnn1_v1.p, whole genome shotgun sequence genomic stretch:
- the MPHOSPH6 gene encoding M-phase phosphoprotein 6 isoform X3 — translation MQRGLDSQTKKQLEEEEKKIISEEHWYLDLPDLKEKESFIIEERSFMPCEDLLYGRMSFKGFNPEVEKLMIQMNSKYKEEEIEEDNKMEADVSDEEMARRYETLVGTIGKKFLRKRDQRVLQDEDEDGNSNTRPIKKAKKKFLKPQD, via the exons atgcAAAGGGGGTTGGATTCACAAACTAAAAAACAActagaagaggaagaaaagaagataataaGTGAAGAACACTGGTATCTTGATTTACCAGATCTAAAGGAGAAAGA GAGCTTTATAATAGAAGAGAGGAGCTTCATGCCCTGTGAGGATCTACTTTATGGCAGAATGTCCTTCAAAGGATTCAATCCAGAAGTTGAG aagttaaTGATCCAAATGAACTCTAAATACAAGGAAGAAGAGATTGAAGAGGATAACAAAATGGAAGCTGATGTGTCAGATGAAGAAATGGCCAGAAG ATATGAAACATTAGTGGGAACAatagggaagaaattcttgagaAAGAGAGACCAGCGTGTACTCCAGGATGAAGATGAGGACGGGAATAGTAACACAAGACCTATCAAGAAAGCTAAGAAAAAGTTCTTAAAACCTCAGGATTAA
- the MPHOSPH6 gene encoding M-phase phosphoprotein 6 isoform X2: MAGEVKTKLSKNLLRMKFMQRGLDSQTKKQLEEEEKKIISEEHWYLDLPDLKEKESFIIEERSFMPCEDLLYGRMSFKGFNPEVEKLMIQMNSKYKEEEIEEDNKMEADVSDEEMARRYETLVGTIGKKFLRKRDQRVLQDEDEDGNSNTRPIKKAKKKFLKPQD; this comes from the exons ATGGCCGGGGAGGTGAAAACGAAGCTGTCCAAGAACCTCCTGCGCATGAAG ttcatgcAAAGGGGGTTGGATTCACAAACTAAAAAACAActagaagaggaagaaaagaagataataaGTGAAGAACACTGGTATCTTGATTTACCAGATCTAAAGGAGAAAGA GAGCTTTATAATAGAAGAGAGGAGCTTCATGCCCTGTGAGGATCTACTTTATGGCAGAATGTCCTTCAAAGGATTCAATCCAGAAGTTGAG aagttaaTGATCCAAATGAACTCTAAATACAAGGAAGAAGAGATTGAAGAGGATAACAAAATGGAAGCTGATGTGTCAGATGAAGAAATGGCCAGAAG ATATGAAACATTAGTGGGAACAatagggaagaaattcttgagaAAGAGAGACCAGCGTGTACTCCAGGATGAAGATGAGGACGGGAATAGTAACACAAGACCTATCAAGAAAGCTAAGAAAAAGTTCTTAAAACCTCAGGATTAA
- the MPHOSPH6 gene encoding M-phase phosphoprotein 6 isoform X1, with protein MTAFRASPLQPRLGEAGSEIPFCSINPQDAAGDPGGAESWFMQRGLDSQTKKQLEEEEKKIISEEHWYLDLPDLKEKESFIIEERSFMPCEDLLYGRMSFKGFNPEVEKLMIQMNSKYKEEEIEEDNKMEADVSDEEMARRYETLVGTIGKKFLRKRDQRVLQDEDEDGNSNTRPIKKAKKKFLKPQD; from the exons ATGACAGCTTTCCGGGCTTCTCCTTTGCAACCCCGCCTGGGAGAGGCGGGTTCGGAGATTCCCTTCTGTTCCATCAATCCTCAGGATGCTGCCGGGGATCCCGGGGGTGCTGAATCGTGG ttcatgcAAAGGGGGTTGGATTCACAAACTAAAAAACAActagaagaggaagaaaagaagataataaGTGAAGAACACTGGTATCTTGATTTACCAGATCTAAAGGAGAAAGA GAGCTTTATAATAGAAGAGAGGAGCTTCATGCCCTGTGAGGATCTACTTTATGGCAGAATGTCCTTCAAAGGATTCAATCCAGAAGTTGAG aagttaaTGATCCAAATGAACTCTAAATACAAGGAAGAAGAGATTGAAGAGGATAACAAAATGGAAGCTGATGTGTCAGATGAAGAAATGGCCAGAAG ATATGAAACATTAGTGGGAACAatagggaagaaattcttgagaAAGAGAGACCAGCGTGTACTCCAGGATGAAGATGAGGACGGGAATAGTAACACAAGACCTATCAAGAAAGCTAAGAAAAAGTTCTTAAAACCTCAGGATTAA
- the LOC103526567 gene encoding arylamine N-acetyltransferase, liver isozyme yields the protein MNIQEYFTRISYKECHKDTDLQTLIDIFQHHIQAIPFENLSMHCGETIELDLQATYNKIVKKKRGGWCLEINHLLFWALKELGYEVCILGGRSYDPAKKAYTAQIDHMLLKVVIEGTSYLVDAGFGGAYQAWQPLVLVSGKDQPQTPGIFRFMEDNGTWYFEKVKRKHYISEQSVPPTDTPELGNIRKIYTFTLEPLHVNDFQELNGYLQVCPDNILQKKSICSLQTTEGVYALVGWTFTEMKYRYKEDMDLVQITTLTDEEVEKTLKDKFNIVLENKLIPVNVRGLPPNLVDKISF from the coding sequence ATGAACATTCAAGAGTATTTTACAAGAATTTCTTACAAGGAGTGCCATAAGGACACAGACTTGCAAACCTTAATAGACATCTTCCAACATCACATCCAGGCAATTCCTTTTGAAAATCTCAGCATGCATTGTGGGGAGACCATTGAACTGGATTTACAAGCTACTTACAACAAGATTGTGAAGAAGAAACGTGGGGGATGGTGCCTGGAAATCAACCACCTTTTATTTTGGGCCCTGAAAGAATTAGGGTATGAAGTCTGCATTCTTGGAGGAAGGAGTTATGACCCAGCAAAGAAGGCATACACTGCTCAGATCGATCATATGCTTCTGAAGGTGGTGATTGAGGGTACTTCCTATTTAGTAGATGCTGGTTTTGGGGGTGCCTACCAGGCATGGCAGCCACTGGTGTTGGTTTCTGGGAAGGATCAACCCCAGACCCCTGGAATCTTCCGCTTCATGGAAGACAACGGGACCTGGTACTTTGAGAAAGTCAAAAGGAAGCATTATATTTCTGAGCAAAGTGTCCCTCCCACTGATACCCCAGAACTGGGGAATATCAGAAAAATTTATACCTTCACTCTTGAGCCACTACATGTAAATGACTTTCAGGAGCTAAATGGATACTTACAAGTCTGCCCAGATAACATCCTTCAGAAGAAGTCAATCTGCAGCCTCCAGACCACTGAAGGGGTTTATGCCTTGGTTGGATGGACCTTCACTGAGATGAAGTACAGGTACAAGGAAGATATGGACCTGGTGCAGATCACAACTCTCACAGATGAAGAGGTTGAGAAGACACTGAAAGACAAATTCAATATAGTGCTGGAGAACAAACTCATTCCCGTGAACGTTCGTGGCTTGCCACCTAATCTAGTGgataaaatctcattttaa
- the LOC103526568 gene encoding arylamine N-acetyltransferase, pineal gland isozyme NAT-10, whose product MNLEEYFVRTGYKGSLEKQDLETLTDIFQHHIRAVPFENLSIHCGEKITLELEQVYNKIVRRQRGGWCMENNQLLGWVLKHLGYDTSFLGAYVFNPHKNAYATIMTHLLVKVVIDDKTYVVDGGFGVSYQMWQPMELVSGKDQPQAPGIFRFTEKNAIWHLEKVRRKQYVPNLNFSNSDLLEKKECRKIYMFSLEPQTVEDFHFQCTYLQTSPDSLFTKKSICTLQTTDGFRALIGWTLSETTYNYKENMDLVEFITLEDEEVEKTLKEKFNISLDRKLVPINVKGFYTI is encoded by the coding sequence ATGAACCTTGAAGAGTATTTTGTGAGAACTGGCTATAAAGGTTCCCTTGAAAAACAAGATTTGGAAACCTTAACAGATATATTCCAGCACCACATCCGTGCTGTCCCCTTCGAAAACCTCAGCATCCACTGCGGGGAGAAAATCACTTTGGAGTTGGAGCAGGTTTACAATAAAATtgtgaggaggcagaggggtggCTGGTGCATGGAAAACAACCAGCTCTTGGGCTGGGTCCTGAAACACCTGGGGTATGACACCAGCTTCCTGGGAGCTTATGTGTTCAATCCACATAAAAATGCCTATGCCACCATCATGACCCATCTCCTCGTGAAGGTTGTTATTGATGACAAAACCTATGTTGTTGATGGAGGCTTTGGGGTGTCCTATCAGATGTGGCAACCAATGGAGCTGGTGTCAGGGAAAGACCAGCCCCAGGCTCCAGGCATCTTTcgtttcacagaaaaaaatgccatctGGCACCTTGAGAAAGTCAGACGGAAACAATATGTTCCCAATCTGAATTTCTCCAATTCTGAtcttctggagaaaaaagagtGTCGGAAAATTTACATGTTCAGCCTTGAGCCACAGACAGTGGAAGATTTCCATTTCCAGTGCACCTACCTTCAGACTTCTCCAGATTCCCTCTTCACAAAGAAATCCATCTGCACCCTCCAGACCACCGATGGCTTCCGAGCACTCATTGGGTGGACACTCTCTGAGACCACGTACAACTACAAGGAAAATATGGATCTGGTGGAATTCATAACACTTGAAGATGAAGAggtggaaaaaaccctcaaagaGAAATTCAACATAAGCCTAGATAGAAAACTTGTCCCAATAAATGTCAAGGGATTTTACACCATCTAG